The Streptomyces sp. NBC_01268 genome window below encodes:
- a CDS encoding non-ribosomal peptide synthetase: MTAQLEHSAGAAAPWADGLVGRFEATAVRVPAAVAVTDGTTELTYAQLDARANRIAHRLGGLGIGPGDTVAVALPSSPELVAALLGTLKAGAMYLPLDPGYPSERLAYMTADARPRALITTPAVEPGLGPVAEGTARLYPGDEAGEPGTDPTGRSTGPGQGAYTIYTSGSTGRPKGVVVTHRSLANFLAFMSDRYGVGEADTVLSTTPISFDIAGLELYLPLVNGATLHLVPRETAVDGAALRRRLAEAAPTLVQGTPALWQLLREAGWSPAELPAGIRLLCGGEALPQDLADFLAADGHAEVWNLYGPTETTIWSLVAPVRAGEPVTIGHPLWNTGVHVLDERLRPVADGEPGELYLSGDGLARGYHGRPGLTAERFVACPFGDTPGARMYRTGDVVRRRPDGALDFLGRVDEQVKIRGYRIELGEIEEALRRLPEVAQARVVVREDDGPGATHLAGYVVPAAGHRPEPGALRAALAAWLPEHMVPAGVAVLDRFPLTPAGKVDRKALPPLEFGTSASYRAPGTEGERALAALFGEVLRVDRVGADDAFFDLGGNSLLATRLVARVRAELGVELPLRAVFEERTPAALALRLDAGAPARPAPGVRERGAHLPVSYAQGRLWFLHRLEGPSTTYNLPIAVRLTGALDTDALRKAVDHLVARHESLRTYFGEGPEGAEQIVVPAAEARVEIAVHEVAEAEVQAAVDKAAGHLFDLSAEIPTRVDLFRTGPDAHVLLLCIHHIASDGWSLAPLVKDLCEAYEAALRGAGPDVAPLGVQYADYTLWQRELLGSTDDPDSAMSRQLAYWRERLAGAPELLDLPTDRPRPALATFRGDVVPFEVGAELTERLQALAQRERASLFMVLQAATATMLSKLGAGSDIPLGSPLAGRADSALDELVGFFVNTLVLRTDTSGNPAFTELLARVNESNLAAYDHQDLPFEYLVEVLNPARTTSHHPLFQVMLVLQNNVEPDWRLPGLDAVHETVPTRTAKFDLTVELTERFDRAGRPDGLRGEIEYATDLFDRATVERFSRYLLRVLDLVAADPARRLDSIDLLDVEERDTVLDGWNATALDLPDATFPTLFEAQVARTPDALALVHEDTELSYAELDRRANRVAHWLIGRGVGRDDVVGLSLRRSPDLLASLLGILKAGGVYLPLDPDYPPERLAFMVEDTRPRVLITTGDVLAKLPAEARDVVRLELDDPSVRAELDARPEHAPTDAERRAPLRAGDLAYVIYTSGSTGRPKGVAVTHRGIPNLARSYIERFGLDAGSRFLQFSSINFDPTFCEMCCTLLSGAAVILTSPEELLSPDRQRALTARHRPTHITFSPTILGSMAQDALAAVPHIMVAGEACPPGLAATWSRGRTMINAYGPTEATVDTLYWRVGDAGSAFEADSVPVGRPLHNTRVYVLDAALRPVPPGVVGELYIAGHGLARGYLNRPGLTSERFVACPYGEPGGRMYRTGDLAKWRTLPSGEGVVDFVGRADDQVKIRGMRIELGEIEAVLDTHDDVAQSVVVVREDTPDHKQLIGYVVARSGEERAHDLAEDIEHVDKWQEIHEQGYSEQEDLGVEQDFTGWNSSYDNGPIPLDEMREWQDATITRILDLKPRRVLEVGVGSGLILWKVAPHVDHYTGVDFSPSLIQTLGNRAAASEELRDRIMLRSLAGHEIGDLAGHRYDTVVINSVAQYFPSVPYLIDVIRQAMDLLEPGGRIFLGDIRHLGLLHPFLTAIALHGGAHADEQAGVVRELVEHTMALESELLLDPAFFSRIGEEVPEVAGVDIQLKRGHHSNELTDFRYEVVLHKRGAELVSVAGAAELAWDGPEALRAHLADGRPGLLRVTGIPNRRVAAEVLTARRIRTESTAAVRTLVPVERPGTDPEALHALAAEFGYEARLTWTDAADGDLFDAVLIGPERAGAPWLTDVFRHAPAEGRGLYAHGNDPRAEEHTRKLALEVRRHAARQLPEHMVPAAVVLLDRLPLTPNGKLDTRRLPAPDFTSRAVRPPRTEREITLARLFAEVLGLETVGVDDQFFDLGGDSIRSIQLVSRARAEGFVITPRDVFQHQTVEALIARAAQAAEAVDPAAVAATELPHWLKTLETPDPSYGEPALEHAAFDRSLDEEAAGALLGALPGIFHAAPEHIALAAFAPALIEWRARRLPAAQSALRVDLATDPVPAPYPVKLTPGLAGIDRALTDPKGLARALKRVKEQVRQTPSEGRNHAELAATNAEFGPSRVAFRYGFGEPGDAAARYALLVEVRPGADGVSAGVRWSWDTGLFGAAEVGALADRFEQLLAALAGLTAHPELGGLTPSDITLLPLKQSALTELERTYPGLADVLPLAPLQQGLLLHVSASADPEHDDDPYQGQTVFDLEGPLDAERLRAAAHGLLMRHANLRASFAVRGLENPVQVVRSTVEVPWRLHDLTGLPPADQQVERDRIVAEDARLRFDLAHGPMLRFSLIRYAATRHELLVADHHILLDGWSMPVVWHDLFELYAGRGEALPPVTPYRAYLAWLAGQDAAEAVTAWQAYLDGLAGPTRVGTPGLASHVLPRTTSAVLPAELTRDLERACARLGITLNTAVQTAWGLLLGRLTGTEDVVFGTTVSERPAEIDGIESVVGLLINTVPLRVRAEAGEPLRTTLTRVQSAQLDVFPHRHLGLTEIQRLAGTGELFDSYYVFQNYPDQEDDAADLGGLRASERTDGAKGVSHYPLGITVIPGERLELLFGHHPDLFDEKKIEFVKETLIEIIETIAGEARA; this comes from the coding sequence ATGACCGCACAGCTGGAGCACTCCGCGGGCGCCGCCGCCCCGTGGGCCGACGGCCTCGTCGGCCGCTTCGAGGCGACGGCCGTCCGCGTCCCGGCCGCCGTCGCCGTCACCGACGGCACCACCGAGCTGACGTACGCGCAGCTCGACGCCCGCGCCAACCGGATCGCGCACCGGCTCGGCGGCCTCGGCATCGGCCCCGGCGACACCGTCGCCGTCGCGCTGCCGTCCTCGCCGGAGCTGGTCGCCGCGCTGCTGGGCACCCTCAAGGCAGGCGCGATGTACCTGCCGCTCGACCCGGGCTACCCGAGCGAGCGGCTGGCCTACATGACGGCCGACGCCCGCCCCCGCGCCCTGATCACCACCCCGGCCGTCGAGCCGGGCCTCGGCCCGGTGGCCGAGGGCACCGCCCGGCTGTACCCGGGCGACGAGGCCGGCGAGCCCGGCACCGACCCGACGGGCCGCTCCACCGGGCCCGGCCAGGGCGCGTACACGATCTACACCTCCGGCTCGACCGGCCGCCCCAAGGGCGTCGTCGTCACCCACCGCTCGCTGGCGAACTTCCTCGCCTTCATGTCGGACCGGTACGGGGTGGGCGAGGCCGACACGGTCCTGTCGACGACCCCGATCTCCTTCGACATCGCGGGCCTGGAGCTCTACCTGCCGCTGGTCAACGGGGCCACCCTGCACCTGGTGCCCCGGGAGACCGCCGTGGACGGCGCCGCGCTGCGCCGCCGGCTCGCCGAGGCCGCGCCGACCCTGGTCCAGGGCACCCCGGCGCTGTGGCAGCTGCTGCGCGAGGCGGGCTGGTCGCCGGCCGAACTCCCGGCGGGCATCCGCCTGCTGTGCGGCGGCGAGGCGCTGCCGCAGGACCTCGCCGACTTCCTCGCGGCCGACGGGCACGCCGAGGTGTGGAACCTGTACGGCCCGACCGAGACCACCATCTGGTCGCTGGTCGCGCCGGTCCGCGCGGGCGAGCCCGTCACCATCGGCCACCCCCTGTGGAACACCGGCGTCCACGTCCTCGACGAGCGGCTGCGGCCGGTCGCCGACGGCGAGCCCGGCGAGCTGTACCTGTCCGGCGACGGCCTGGCCCGCGGCTACCACGGGCGTCCCGGCCTGACCGCCGAGCGCTTCGTCGCCTGCCCGTTCGGCGACACCCCCGGCGCCCGCATGTACCGCACCGGCGACGTCGTGCGGCGCCGCCCGGACGGCGCCCTCGACTTCCTCGGCCGCGTCGACGAGCAGGTCAAGATCCGCGGCTACCGCATCGAGCTCGGCGAGATCGAGGAGGCGCTGCGCCGCCTGCCCGAGGTCGCGCAGGCCCGGGTCGTGGTCCGCGAGGACGACGGCCCCGGCGCCACGCACCTGGCCGGCTACGTGGTGCCCGCCGCAGGCCACCGCCCCGAGCCGGGCGCGCTGCGCGCCGCGCTCGCCGCCTGGCTGCCCGAGCACATGGTCCCGGCCGGAGTCGCGGTCCTGGACCGCTTCCCGCTCACCCCGGCCGGCAAGGTCGACCGCAAGGCCCTGCCGCCGCTGGAGTTCGGCACCTCCGCCTCGTACCGCGCGCCCGGCACCGAGGGCGAGCGGGCGCTGGCCGCGCTCTTCGGCGAGGTGCTGCGCGTCGACCGGGTCGGCGCCGACGACGCCTTCTTCGACCTGGGCGGCAACTCGCTGCTCGCCACCCGCCTGGTGGCCCGGGTCCGCGCCGAGCTCGGCGTCGAACTCCCCCTCCGCGCCGTCTTCGAGGAGCGCACCCCGGCCGCCCTCGCGCTCCGCCTCGACGCGGGCGCCCCGGCCCGGCCCGCGCCCGGCGTGCGGGAGCGCGGCGCGCACCTGCCCGTCTCGTACGCGCAGGGGCGGCTGTGGTTCCTGCACCGCCTGGAGGGCCCCAGCACCACCTACAACCTGCCGATCGCGGTCCGCCTCACCGGCGCGCTCGACACGGACGCCCTGCGCAAGGCCGTGGACCACCTGGTCGCCCGGCACGAGAGCCTGCGCACCTACTTCGGCGAGGGCCCCGAGGGCGCCGAGCAGATCGTGGTGCCGGCCGCCGAGGCCCGGGTCGAGATCGCGGTCCACGAGGTCGCCGAGGCGGAGGTGCAGGCCGCCGTCGACAAGGCCGCCGGACACCTCTTCGACCTGTCGGCGGAGATCCCCACCCGCGTCGACCTGTTCCGCACCGGCCCCGACGCGCACGTCCTGCTGCTCTGCATCCACCACATCGCGTCCGACGGCTGGTCGCTCGCCCCGCTGGTCAAGGACCTGTGCGAGGCGTACGAGGCGGCCCTGCGCGGCGCCGGGCCGGACGTGGCGCCGCTGGGCGTCCAGTACGCCGACTACACGCTGTGGCAGCGCGAGCTGCTCGGCTCCACCGACGACCCCGACTCGGCCATGTCCCGGCAGCTCGCCTACTGGCGCGAGCGGCTGGCCGGCGCGCCCGAGCTGCTCGACCTGCCCACCGACCGGCCGCGCCCGGCGCTCGCCACCTTCCGCGGCGACGTCGTGCCCTTCGAGGTCGGCGCGGAGCTGACCGAGCGGCTGCAGGCGCTGGCCCAGCGCGAGCGGGCCAGCCTCTTCATGGTGCTCCAGGCCGCCACCGCGACCATGCTGAGCAAGCTGGGCGCGGGCAGCGACATCCCGCTCGGCTCGCCGCTCGCGGGCCGCGCCGACAGCGCGCTCGACGAGCTCGTCGGCTTCTTCGTCAACACGCTGGTGCTGCGCACCGACACCTCCGGCAACCCGGCCTTCACCGAACTGCTGGCGCGCGTCAACGAGTCGAACCTGGCCGCCTACGACCACCAGGACCTGCCGTTCGAGTACCTGGTGGAGGTCCTCAACCCGGCCCGCACCACCAGCCACCACCCGCTGTTCCAGGTGATGCTGGTGCTCCAGAACAACGTGGAGCCCGACTGGCGGCTGCCCGGGCTCGACGCCGTCCACGAGACGGTGCCGACCCGGACCGCCAAGTTCGACCTGACGGTCGAGCTCACCGAGCGCTTCGACCGGGCGGGCCGCCCGGACGGCCTGCGCGGCGAGATCGAGTACGCCACCGACCTGTTCGACCGGGCCACCGTCGAGCGCTTCTCCCGCTACCTGCTGCGCGTCCTCGACCTGGTCGCCGCCGATCCCGCGCGGCGCCTGGACTCCATCGACCTGCTCGACGTCGAGGAGCGGGACACCGTCCTCGACGGCTGGAACGCGACCGCGCTCGACCTGCCCGACGCCACCTTCCCCACCCTCTTCGAGGCGCAGGTCGCGCGGACCCCCGACGCGCTCGCCCTCGTCCACGAGGACACCGAGCTGAGCTACGCCGAGCTCGACCGGCGCGCCAACCGGGTCGCGCACTGGCTGATCGGGCGGGGCGTCGGCCGGGACGACGTCGTGGGCCTGTCGCTGCGCCGCTCGCCCGACCTGCTGGCGAGCCTGCTCGGCATCCTCAAGGCCGGCGGCGTCTACCTGCCGCTCGACCCCGACTACCCGCCGGAGCGCCTGGCGTTCATGGTCGAGGACACCCGCCCGCGGGTCCTGATCACCACCGGCGACGTCCTCGCCAAGCTGCCCGCCGAGGCCCGGGACGTGGTCCGGCTCGAACTCGACGACCCGTCCGTACGGGCGGAGCTCGACGCGCGCCCGGAGCACGCCCCGACCGACGCCGAGCGGCGCGCGCCGCTGCGCGCCGGTGACCTGGCGTACGTCATCTACACCTCGGGCTCGACGGGCCGCCCCAAGGGCGTGGCCGTCACCCACCGGGGCATCCCCAACCTGGCCCGCAGCTACATCGAGCGGTTCGGCCTGGACGCCGGCTCCCGCTTCCTGCAGTTCTCGTCGATCAACTTCGACCCGACCTTCTGCGAGATGTGCTGCACCCTGCTCTCGGGCGCGGCCGTCATCCTCACCTCGCCGGAGGAGTTGCTGTCGCCGGACCGCCAGCGCGCGCTGACCGCCCGCCACCGGCCGACGCACATCACCTTCTCGCCGACGATCCTGGGCTCGATGGCCCAGGACGCGCTGGCCGCGGTCCCGCACATCATGGTGGCCGGCGAGGCCTGCCCGCCGGGGCTCGCCGCGACCTGGTCGCGCGGCCGGACGATGATCAACGCGTACGGTCCGACCGAGGCGACCGTCGACACGCTGTACTGGCGGGTCGGCGACGCCGGGAGCGCCTTCGAGGCCGACTCGGTGCCGGTCGGCCGTCCGCTGCACAACACCCGCGTGTACGTGCTCGACGCGGCCCTGCGGCCCGTTCCGCCGGGTGTCGTCGGCGAGCTGTACATCGCGGGTCACGGCCTGGCCCGCGGCTACCTCAACCGGCCCGGCCTGACCTCCGAGCGCTTCGTGGCCTGCCCGTACGGGGAGCCCGGCGGCCGGATGTACCGCACCGGCGACCTCGCCAAGTGGCGCACCCTGCCCTCGGGCGAGGGCGTCGTGGACTTCGTCGGCCGCGCGGACGACCAGGTCAAGATCCGGGGCATGCGGATCGAGCTCGGCGAGATCGAGGCCGTCCTCGACACCCACGACGACGTCGCCCAGTCCGTCGTCGTCGTCCGCGAGGACACCCCCGACCACAAGCAGCTCATCGGCTACGTCGTGGCGAGGAGCGGCGAGGAGCGGGCGCACGACCTCGCCGAGGACATCGAGCACGTCGACAAGTGGCAGGAGATCCACGAGCAGGGGTACAGCGAGCAGGAGGACCTGGGCGTCGAGCAGGACTTCACCGGCTGGAACAGCAGCTACGACAACGGGCCGATTCCGCTGGACGAGATGCGCGAGTGGCAGGACGCCACCATCACCCGCATCCTCGACCTGAAGCCGCGCCGCGTCCTGGAGGTCGGCGTCGGCTCCGGTCTCATCCTGTGGAAGGTCGCCCCGCACGTCGACCACTACACCGGCGTCGACTTCTCGCCCTCGCTCATCCAGACCCTGGGCAACCGGGCGGCCGCCTCCGAGGAGCTGCGCGACCGGATCATGCTGCGCAGCCTCGCCGGCCACGAGATCGGCGACCTCGCGGGCCACCGCTACGACACCGTCGTCATCAACTCCGTCGCCCAGTACTTCCCGAGCGTCCCCTACCTGATCGACGTGATCCGGCAGGCCATGGATCTCCTGGAGCCCGGCGGCCGGATCTTCCTCGGCGACATCCGGCACCTCGGACTGCTCCACCCCTTCCTCACCGCGATCGCCCTGCACGGCGGGGCGCACGCGGACGAGCAGGCCGGGGTGGTGCGCGAGCTGGTCGAGCACACCATGGCCCTGGAGAGCGAACTCCTCCTGGACCCGGCCTTCTTCAGCCGGATCGGCGAGGAGGTCCCGGAGGTCGCGGGCGTCGACATCCAGCTCAAGCGCGGTCACCACAGCAACGAGCTGACGGACTTCCGCTACGAGGTCGTGCTGCACAAGCGGGGCGCCGAGCTGGTCTCCGTCGCCGGCGCCGCCGAGCTGGCCTGGGACGGGCCCGAGGCGCTGCGCGCGCACCTGGCGGACGGGCGGCCCGGTCTGCTGCGCGTCACCGGCATCCCCAACCGGCGGGTCGCCGCCGAGGTGCTCACCGCCCGGCGCATCCGCACCGAGAGCACGGCCGCCGTCCGCACCCTGGTCCCCGTGGAGCGGCCCGGCACCGACCCGGAGGCCCTGCACGCGCTGGCCGCCGAGTTCGGCTACGAGGCCCGGCTCACCTGGACCGACGCCGCCGACGGCGACCTGTTCGACGCGGTCCTCATCGGGCCGGAGCGGGCCGGTGCGCCCTGGCTCACCGACGTCTTCCGGCACGCGCCCGCCGAGGGCCGCGGCCTGTACGCGCACGGCAACGACCCGCGCGCCGAGGAGCACACCCGCAAGCTGGCCCTGGAGGTCCGCCGGCACGCGGCCAGGCAGCTGCCCGAGCACATGGTGCCCGCGGCGGTCGTGCTCCTCGACCGGCTGCCGCTCACCCCGAACGGCAAGCTGGACACCCGCAGGCTGCCCGCCCCCGACTTCACCTCGCGGGCCGTCCGGCCGCCGCGCACCGAGCGGGAGATCACCCTCGCCCGGCTGTTCGCGGAGGTCCTGGGCCTGGAGACGGTCGGCGTCGACGACCAGTTCTTCGACCTGGGCGGCGACTCGATCCGCTCCATCCAGCTGGTCAGCAGGGCCCGCGCGGAGGGCTTCGTCATCACCCCGCGCGACGTCTTCCAGCACCAGACCGTGGAGGCGCTGATCGCCCGCGCCGCGCAGGCAGCCGAGGCGGTCGACCCGGCCGCGGTCGCCGCGACCGAGCTGCCGCACTGGCTGAAGACCCTGGAGACCCCCGACCCGTCGTACGGCGAACCGGCCCTGGAACACGCCGCGTTCGACCGGAGCCTCGACGAGGAGGCGGCCGGCGCGCTGCTCGGCGCGCTGCCCGGGATCTTCCACGCCGCGCCCGAGCACATCGCGCTCGCCGCGTTCGCGCCCGCCCTCATCGAGTGGCGTGCCCGGCGGCTGCCGGCCGCCCAGTCAGCGCTCCGCGTCGACCTGGCGACGGACCCGGTCCCGGCCCCGTACCCGGTCAAGCTGACCCCGGGCCTGGCCGGCATCGACCGGGCGCTGACCGACCCGAAGGGCCTCGCCCGCGCCCTCAAGCGCGTCAAGGAGCAGGTCCGCCAGACCCCGTCCGAGGGCCGCAACCACGCGGAACTCGCGGCGACCAACGCGGAGTTCGGCCCGTCCCGGGTCGCCTTCCGGTACGGCTTCGGCGAGCCGGGCGACGCGGCGGCCCGGTACGCGCTGCTCGTGGAGGTGCGGCCCGGCGCCGACGGCGTCTCGGCGGGGGTCCGCTGGAGCTGGGACACGGGTCTGTTCGGCGCGGCGGAGGTCGGCGCCCTCGCCGACCGCTTCGAGCAGCTGCTCGCAGCCCTCGCGGGCCTCACCGCCCACCCCGAGCTCGGCGGGCTCACCCCCTCCGACATCACCCTGCTGCCGCTCAAGCAGTCCGCGCTCACCGAGCTGGAGCGGACCTATCCCGGCCTCGCCGACGTGCTGCCGCTCGCCCCGCTCCAGCAGGGCCTGCTGCTCCACGTCAGCGCCTCCGCCGACCCCGAGCACGACGACGACCCCTACCAGGGGCAGACCGTCTTCGACCTGGAGGGGCCGCTCGACGCCGAGCGGCTGCGCGCCGCCGCCCACGGGCTGCTCATGCGCCACGCCAACCTGCGGGCCTCCTTCGCCGTCCGCGGCCTGGAGAACCCGGTCCAGGTCGTCCGCTCGACCGTCGAGGTGCCGTGGCGGCTGCACGACCTGACCGGACTGCCGCCCGCCGACCAGCAGGTCGAGCGGGACCGGATCGTCGCCGAGGACGCGCGGCTGCGCTTCGACCTGGCGCACGGGCCGATGCTCCGCTTCAGCCTGATCCGCTACGCCGCCACCCGGCACGAACTCCTCGTCGCCGACCACCACATCCTGCTCGACGGCTGGTCCATGCCGGTCGTCTGGCACGACCTGTTCGAGCTGTACGCGGGCCGCGGCGAGGCGCTGCCGCCGGTCACCCCGTACCGCGCCTATCTGGCCTGGCTGGCCGGTCAGGACGCGGCGGAGGCCGTCACGGCCTGGCAGGCCTACCTCGACGGGCTCGCCGGCCCGACCCGTGTCGGCACCCCGGGGCTCGCCTCCCACGTGCTGCCCCGGACGACGAGCGCGGTGCTGCCGGCCGAGCTGACCCGGGACCTGGAGCGGGCCTGCGCCCGCCTCGGGATCACCCTCAACACGGCCGTGCAGACCGCCTGGGGCCTGCTCCTCGGGCGGCTCACCGGGACGGAGGACGTCGTCTTCGGCACCACGGTCTCCGAGCGGCCGGCCGAGATCGACGGCATCGAGTCCGTCGTGGGCCTGCTCATCAACACCGTGCCGCTGCGGGTGCGCGCCGAGGCCGGCGAGCCGCTGCGGACCACCCTGACCCGGGTGCAGTCCGCCCAGCTCGACGTCTTCCCCCACCGCCACCTGGGTCTCACCGAGATCCAGCGCCTGGCCGGTACGGGCGAGCTGTTCGACTCGTACTACGTTTTCCAGAACTACCCCGACCAGGAGGACGACGCCGCCGACCTCGGCGGGCTGCGCGCGAGCGAGCGCACCGACGGCGCCAAGGGCGTCTCGCACTACCCGCTCGGCATCACCGTGATCCCCGGAGAGCGCCTGGAACTGCTCTTCGGCCACCATCCCGATCTCTTCGACGAGAAGAAGATCGAATTCGTCAAGGAAACGCTCATCGAGATCATCGAGACCATCGCGGGGGAGGCTCGGGCATGA
- a CDS encoding MbtH family protein: MGKAQQTDEATNPFENESGVYRVLTNAAGEHSLWPDVAEVPAGWEAAFGPGTRTACLGYVEEHWTALAPAATTGQDLHS; the protein is encoded by the coding sequence ATGGGCAAGGCACAGCAGACGGACGAGGCGACCAACCCGTTCGAGAACGAGTCGGGCGTCTACCGCGTCCTGACCAACGCCGCCGGCGAGCACTCGCTGTGGCCCGATGTCGCCGAGGTGCCGGCCGGCTGGGAGGCCGCGTTCGGCCCCGGGACGCGCACGGCCTGCCTCGGGTACGTCGAGGAGCACTGGACGGCCCTCGCGCCGGCCGCGACCACCGGACAGGACCTGCACTCATGA
- a CDS encoding thioesterase domain-containing protein encodes MSARQTTIEESEVTPGQSLVEQTLVEIWKTTLDREDVGLDDDFFATGGDSLLALVTIEQINQRLGWSLNMGDLLRYRTLSKLCANKAILQAAPTERSMIRMSNQGAHTPLVFIHPGTGLVDGYGHLVRLLGADRACYGIQSPHISDVSVPDDMRELAQQYADLIEDEFGEDDFHLVGACAGGVIGYEIARIAEERGLGLRKLVIVDGYLDGSRTGAEEPGTEQVRLVDYRYDMLRLIAPHTEHPALDPADAEHEKVYAEVAAVLFGAEAAARGGGATRFAERVYRAFRTTARALETYRPEPLDVDALMLLAKDNETFEQWRAAITGELTAEVMDSDSYGVKLCMTDAVEIAARIDDFVGEG; translated from the coding sequence GTGAGTGCTCGGCAGACAACCATCGAGGAGTCCGAGGTCACGCCGGGCCAGAGCCTGGTGGAGCAGACCCTCGTCGAGATCTGGAAGACCACGCTGGACCGGGAGGACGTCGGGCTCGACGACGACTTCTTCGCGACCGGGGGCGACTCCCTCCTGGCCCTGGTCACCATCGAGCAGATCAACCAGCGGCTCGGCTGGTCCCTGAACATGGGCGACCTGCTGCGGTACCGCACCCTCAGCAAGCTGTGCGCCAACAAGGCGATCCTGCAGGCCGCGCCCACCGAGCGCTCCATGATCCGCATGAGCAACCAGGGCGCGCACACCCCGCTGGTCTTCATCCACCCGGGCACCGGCCTGGTCGACGGCTACGGGCACCTGGTGCGGCTGCTCGGCGCCGACCGCGCCTGCTACGGGATCCAGTCCCCGCACATCAGCGACGTGTCCGTCCCCGACGACATGCGGGAGCTGGCCCAGCAGTACGCGGACCTGATCGAGGACGAGTTCGGCGAGGACGACTTCCACCTGGTGGGTGCCTGCGCGGGCGGCGTGATCGGCTACGAGATCGCCCGCATCGCGGAGGAGCGCGGCCTGGGCCTGCGGAAGCTGGTGATCGTCGACGGCTACCTGGACGGCTCCCGCACCGGCGCGGAGGAGCCCGGCACCGAGCAGGTCCGGCTGGTCGACTACCGCTACGACATGCTGCGGCTCATCGCCCCGCACACCGAGCACCCGGCGCTCGACCCGGCAGACGCCGAGCACGAGAAGGTGTACGCGGAGGTGGCGGCGGTGCTGTTCGGCGCCGAGGCCGCGGCGCGGGGCGGCGGCGCGACCCGCTTCGCCGAGCGCGTCTACCGGGCCTTCCGCACCACCGCGCGGGCCCTGGAGACCTACCGTCCCGAGCCGCTGGACGTGGACGCGCTGATGCTGCTCGCCAAGGACAACGAGACCTTCGAGCAGTGGCGCGCGGCGATCACCGGGGAGCTGACCGCCGAGGTCATGGACTCCGACTCGTACGGCGTGAAGCTCTGCATGACCGACGCGGTCGAGATCGCCGCGCGCATCGACGACTTCGTGGGCGAGGGCTGA
- a CDS encoding SDR family oxidoreductase — protein MSADTPSAAGPPGSRTAAPAERVALVTQATRYAGPGAVEALRKAGYTVFCQDDDFLDEAARAAFEDTRDGAVASDAKTPAGAVGQAVKRYGRLDVLVSNDVYPARFQPVDQPDAAELRRAAEALLVTPAAVLGKAAAHMKRRGSGHIVVLTSAAPQRPEHGFSVYSSLRAAASVYAQAAARELAPHGVVVHAVAPNFLESETYYPPEAWATDEGREKLRGLLPAGRLGTAREIGDLVVFLTSGSADFLTGDVIPFTGGWA, from the coding sequence GTGAGCGCGGACACCCCTTCCGCCGCCGGTCCCCCCGGCTCCCGCACGGCCGCCCCGGCGGAGCGCGTCGCCCTGGTCACGCAGGCGACGCGCTACGCCGGGCCCGGCGCGGTCGAGGCGCTGCGCAAGGCCGGGTACACGGTGTTCTGCCAGGACGACGACTTCCTCGACGAGGCCGCCAGGGCCGCCTTCGAGGACACCCGGGACGGCGCCGTCGCGAGTGACGCCAAGACCCCGGCCGGGGCGGTCGGGCAGGCGGTGAAGCGGTACGGCCGGCTCGACGTGCTGGTCAGCAACGACGTCTACCCGGCCCGCTTCCAGCCCGTCGACCAGCCCGACGCGGCCGAGCTGCGGCGGGCCGCCGAAGCCCTGCTCGTCACCCCGGCGGCCGTCCTCGGCAAGGCCGCCGCGCACATGAAGCGGCGGGGGAGCGGCCACATCGTGGTGCTGACCTCGGCCGCCCCGCAGCGGCCCGAGCACGGCTTCTCGGTCTACAGCTCGCTGCGTGCCGCGGCCTCCGTGTACGCGCAGGCCGCGGCCCGCGAACTCGCCCCGCACGGGGTCGTCGTGCACGCGGTCGCCCCCAACTTCCTTGAGTCCGAGACCTATTACCCGCCGGAGGCGTGGGCGACGGACGAGGGCCGGGAGAAGCTCCGCGGCCTGCTGCCGGCCGGCCGCCTCGGCACCGCCCGCGAGATCGGCGACCTGGTGGTCTTCCTGACCAGCGGCTCCGCCGACTTCCTCACCGGCGACGTCATCCCCTTCACGGGCGGGTGGGCGTAG